The following DNA comes from Cellulophaga sp. HaHa_2_95.
AAAGTTCTCGCTCCACAAAATAGCGCCAGATCTGTTCTTCATTAGCTTCTGCCCATTCTAACTGTTCTTGCGTATACCCTATACGCTGCGCCTCTGATTTAAAAGGTATTAATTTGTCTTTTAAATAAAGTTCTTTACCGAAATAAATGAGCTGATCTAAAAAAGTTCTTCCTTTTTGACGAGGCATTACTGCAGCACTAAATTCTGAAGCTACATCACTAACAATATACTGCTTATCTAATCCTGCAGAAATATAATTCTGAAATCCTTTATAAAATTTATGATCCTTGCCTAAATAATTATCCAAACCAATTAGCAACAGGGTATCTGCTAAAATAACGCGACTCCCATAACTAACATCAGATGTTAGAGTAACCACTCTTGGAGTTGGAAATTTTGGAAAGTAATATTTTATATGCTGAAACAAACGCGTTAACTCCTCTGTTTCCGAATCAAACTTAGGAAATACCTTCTCTACCTCTG
Coding sequences within:
- the gldB gene encoding gliding motility lipoprotein GldB: MKKLIFALLLVSSFFFYNCEEEDKVAQEIDKIKVDVQVDRFDQEFAKTTIENLNVTKAKYPYLFPQQYTDSVWLLKLQDTIQIELNTEVEKVFPKFDSETEELTRLFQHIKYYFPKFPTPRVVTLTSDVSYGSRVILADTLLLIGLDNYLGKDHKFYKGFQNYISAGLDKQYIVSDVASEFSAAVMPRQKGRTFLDQLIYFGKELYLKDKLIPFKSEAQRIGYTQEQLEWAEANEEQIWRYFVERELLYSTEKQLQPRFIDPAPFSKFQLELDNESPGRIGQYVGWQIVRAFMKNNDVTVQQLLAIPTEEIFNKSNYKPRK